The following nucleotide sequence is from Stigmatopora nigra isolate UIUO_SnigA chromosome 20, RoL_Snig_1.1, whole genome shotgun sequence.
TTGGAAAGGCGACGACCAGCGCAGGAAGGAGGGACCGGAGggaccggagggccggagggtGGAGAGCAAAAGAGGACGGCACGTCTTGCCAGCTTTCCCAGACACGCTACGTGTTTTTTCTTCAGGCGCACTGGCGGACAGAGTGCCTCTGTTGGACGCAGGTTTGCaaaagccgccgccgccataaGTGCTACAGTCGCGTCTTTCATTTGGTGACGTGAATTGACCagggcgcccccccccccttctttgCTGACGTTGACTTGGACTGATCGGATGCCCACAGACCCTAAAGACATCCATATAGTCCCTCCTTTTGGAGGACAAAGTCATAAAATTGTACTTTTCTTGGTAGTCTACAGTGGATCCAAACAAGGGCattccttttgtcttttttaggcTGTGGCCAGGAACCACAGACCAAAAAGTAGTAAAATAGTTACTTCCAAAAATGGGACGATTGACACAAAGTCATCtttcaagtcatttttattGTCTGTTTTTTGTACAAAGGATTTGAGAAAAATCTTCCGCCACAAAAGCCACGAAAGCCACAAATTGAGGATGACGTGAGCACCACGACGCAATGACAGAGAAGGACGAGCATAAAGAAGGTGAGTGAGTCATTTTCTTTGAAACAAGCTCCGCTCTCCGTGCACATAgaaaaatatacacttttttacAAAATGGCCTCCTCTTTGGCCACACTGTACATTTAACCTTTCTTTTATTTACACTAGCCGACCGACGTGGTCAGCCGACATTCAAAGCCTTTTTAGCCCCACCGTCGGTGGACCTCTCTGGCCGTGGTTGACCTTCCGCAGCTAGCGGGCGGCGTCCCGAATACGCCGGGGAACGACTTACGACCACTGGGAGGCGCTCCAACCCGACGAGCGTGTGACGCGGAGCACTTGGCAACGTTAGGAGTTTTCCCTCTGCGACCCGGTGACTCATGTCGGCCGAGCGCCGTCCTCGGCCGCCGCTTGGGTTTTTTCTTGGTCCCGTGGCCCCTCGtcatcgtcctcctcctcctcctggagATGTCCGTTGGTGGTCGTGGTTTGGGCGTTTGTCGCCTCTTGCATCTTCAGGACGGGGCAAAGTTCCATTTCGTGGAGCTCCACGTCAAAGGGGGCGCCCGTGGGCAGCAAACTGGGTGACTTGCATCCCGCGCAGCCctgagaagacaaaaaaagcgcCGGTTGGACTCTGCGCATTTGGCCACCCGAGGCTTCCGAGGAATCCCGACAGAGTCGAAGGACTTACGGAGACGTTGACGGCTCTGGGCAGACGTCCGGTGCGCACCCAGGGGTGCACCTGACTCAGCTCCCTCTTCTGTTCTTCGTTAAAGCGAGGCTGGTGCTTCTGCATGGCCCTGAGCGTGTCGCGGTCTTGCCGCAGCACCGTCTCCACGTCCCTGCGGAGGTGGACGGAGGACTGAGTTCTTGGACTTCTTGGtgagttttgtcattttttcatttttattttgctctGTCCGACGTACCTGATGGGAAGCTGGTAGGTCATCATGACCTTGTCGTCCGTGTTGGCCATCAGAAGCCAAATGGGATCCTGCAGGACGCACTTGATGAACTGGCcctcgccgccgtcgtcgccgccgccgccgcccgccgTCTGCTTGCGGGCGTGTTCGTTCTCCAGCGAGTCGATGCTGCCAAAGTATTTGCTGGTGTGGCTGCCCTGGCTGCTACCTAGAGGGACACAAGTAAAGGTTGGTGACCCCGAGTCTCTGGGCTGGGAAAAGTCCCCCTTGGTAAATGAGAGTCTACTGACTTGTGCCGCTTGTCCCAGAAGAGCAGCATCCGTTGGAGCCCGAGCCCGAACCGGACCCGGAGGACCTGGTGCCCGACGAGCCCGAGCCGGAAGCGGCCGAGCCGGTTCCAGAACGCGAGTCTTCCTGTAGCAGGAGGTCCAGAATGTCGCTAGAAGTGGACATGGCGTCGTTGTTGGACTCGTTGGCTTCCCCCTGCGGACCCACCGGACCAATTAAGGTATGTTGCTTCCTTCAAAAGTAGACAATAGAGTTGTCCATCGGAGCCAAAGTACTTACGTTTTCATTGTCCTTGGCGTCGTCTGCCGAGTTCCTCTGACCGGTGGAACTCTGCACCCCGCCGTTGCCGCCCGGCGCGGGGGGCGTGGCTCGCTGTGAGCTCGCCAGCGTGCCGGCGGCGCCCTCTAAGCGACCGCTGGGTGGCTCCTCCAGCTGCAATAAGTTGAGGGGGGAGGAACACCGAGACTGGAAGAGGGGCGAGTCTGCGCCCTCGCGGTCGGGGTGGGTCTGAGTGTAGGACTGGGGGGTGCTGCTGCGGGAAGCCGCCCCCGTGCCGGGAACCGTCGGCATGTTGCAAACTGGCATGGGCACCGGCACCGGCATGTTGCAAACTGGCATGGGCACCGGCACCGGCAATGGCAACGGAACCGGCACTGGGGCCGGGACGGCGCTGGGATAGTTGAAGTTTGGCCCGAAGAACTGTAAGGGGGCGGGGGCCGGCTGAGGTACGGGCGCCCCCATTGGTGGGAACATGTAGTTGGGGAGGACCAAGGCCATCATAGGGGGGACCATTTGACCGGCCGCAAAACGCGACGGATCCTGGACCGCTAATGGCTGACTGAGCGGCGGGTACACCGGGTACATGGGAAGCATGCCCGGCGCGAACGGCGCCGAGGGAATGCTGGGCTGGGAGCACACCGACGGCCAAGAGGAGGAGTTTGTGGAGGCTCCcggcaccgccgccgccgccgccgccgccaccaccatgGGGGGCGCGGCGCTCGATCGGCTCTCGGGGTCTCGGGGCATCCCGGCGAGCCCGAAAGTGGCGTGATGATCCGCCGGCTCCTGGTGCCTTAGCCGCTTCCCGCCGCGTCTGTGACCCGAGCCGCCCCCTGCGGACGGGTAGTCGCCAGAACAACGCACCCCTGAAAGACACGCCACGCCAGAAGATTTAACTTTTGCTTCCAAACGGACGAATCCGGCGAGCTGACGCACCTCTTTGATTGGCGGTGGGCGTGTGGCAGCGCACGGTGGAAGACGCCGTCTGGTCGAAGACCCGCAATTTGCTGAGGTCCTTGAAGCGGTCCAGGAAGGCTTGCTCCTCCTGCTGCGTGTGCGCCGACAGAACCTCTTTGGTAAGGCCCAACCGGCCGGCGCCGCCCACGCCGCCCACGCCACCCACGCCGCGCCGACCGTCTCTCTCCGGCGCCGTCGGCTGCGGGGTTTGAGACGCTTGAGGTGGCGGTGGAGGGGGAGGAGCGAGAGGGAGGGCGGAGTTGGCCGCTGGGCCACTGCAGGACGCCAATGGCATCGAGTTTGGGGGAGATAGTGTTGGAGTGGGTGGGGCCTCCTCCATCACGATATCTGTCAGTAGGCAGAAAGGCCTGTTAGCGATGCAATTTGAGCGTCAACCTTTCCCAAACATCACACAGACGGAATCCAACCTGATTCCGGGGGTTTCTTGTCTCCCACGTGTACGATGGTGCTACTGAAGCTACACTGCGACGTGACGGACGCCACGCTTTCTGCCTTGGCGGCCAACGTCAGTGGGGGTAGAGGATGGGCTTCGCCTACCAGGGTGACCGCCGCACCTGTGAGAGCAAGCGTGAGAGCCCGGCCAAAGCGCCGTCCACGTGCGTCCAATGCTAACTCACGTTTAGCGTTTCTGCTCCCCTGCAGTTTGTCTTCTTCAGAAGCCGACGTGCCGGAGGAGGAGCCGCACTTCCGTTTGATGGTGTTGGGAACGTTGCAGCTCTCCAGGTATCTGCGGCCAAGGGGGTCAACGGCGGTCACTAAATGCCGGACAACCAGTCAAGCTGCTTGGATTGGGGACCGGTACCTGATGATGCTGTCTAGACAGTTGATCTGCTGGTAGGAATATCCCAGCGGGGCCTCTTTTGGCACCAGCGGCGTGGGCAGCAGATCCTTCGGGGCTTTCCTGGCGTCGCAGACCAGGCCCCTGGCGGGGTCTTGGTTGACGGCTCTGGGCCCCTTTGCGACCACTGTCATCGAGACACCAGACGTTATAGGCTTCTATGGGCTCCGGATGACTCGTGTCTTTTCGGAAACATTACCCGTGCCGGCGTTCTTTCTGAGCGGCGGCCTGTTCCGAGACTCGATGAAAACCTGTTGCCCGTTGGTCTTGACCATGTGAACGTCTTTGCAGATCTGCTGGAAGGTCATCTGAAAGAGAAGGCCCGGGTCAAGTTTCCAGATCGAGTCGCCGCCGTCGATGGGCCACTCACGGGCTTGTGCATCGCCACCGCCACCACGACTTCCTCCGCGGCCGGTCCGTTGCTCTCGCTGGAGGAGGTGGCCGAGGCGCTGGGACGCTGCGGGTGCGAGCGGTGCGAACCCCGCGACCCGCTGGAACCCAGGGAGCTGTAGCCTTGAGAGCCGCCGCCTCCGTGCACCGGCTGGCCCAGAAGTCGGTGGATCTGCTCGCTGAGCTGCACCACGTCGGGCGTGGTGGCGAGACCTTCGCCGCTACGGGCCGTGAACACGTCCTCGTTCAACGGGCTCCTGGAGAGCGGGTCGGTAAAGAGAGTCGGCTTCGGCCTCCCACGTCGCCACGGGTGCTCACTTACGTTCTGACTTTGTGGCGTCCCACCACAAAGGCCACCTTGCGACTCCAAGGGTTGACGAAAGAAGACCAGCTGGTGTCGATGGTCAGGTACTCCCCGCTGCGGGCGCACATCCTCAGCGGCGCGTACTCGAAGGGCTGGCCGGCAAATTGAAAGACTGCGGGGAGAGAAGACAATCAGAGAAGAGCCGACCGGATGGCTTCCATCGCCCGAGTCGGCCGTCCGCTCACTCTTCTCGTGGATGGCCACCAGCGTCGGTCTGTCTTCGGGGTGGATGTACAGCAGAATGGGGGTCCCCACCAAGTCCTGCGGCAGATACCCCAACAGAGGTACGGCCCTGGGCAGCCAGGAGACGTGGCGTCACACCGACAATCCGGTCCGGTAGGGTGCAGAAATGCCAAGAAGGCCAAGAAGCTGGACCAACTCACCTCTCGTCCACTTCTTGGAAGAGGCAGCTGGGAGTGTGACTGGTGGTGAAGATCCTCTTGTCTGGAGGGATACGAGGTGCTGATGGGAAAAGAGGCCACGCAAGGTTGGGGAGGCTCGCCcacggacagacagacataaGTGCTCACGAGGTAAACAGTACCTTCGTATCCAGAGTGGACCCTCTCGGCGATGAGCAGGCAACAGGGCTGCGGCTCGGCCGTGTCCGAATCTCGGACGGTGAGCTGGTACGGCGTCAGGCGGAAAGGATAATAACGCGGTTCGCCGCCCTGCGTCCGCTTGCCGCTGATTCTGCAGAACATGGACTTCTCCTGAGTGCAGTCCAGCGCGGGTGAGGCTGCGGAAAGAAGACGGTCCGTGGTGAGTCCTCGGTCCCACCCAGGGAGAGGTCGCCGGGGCCAGGACTCACCTGATCCGATGCAGGAGGCCCACAGAGGCAGTCGGCACGGCGCCGTGCCGCCGTAGAAGGTGCTGACGTCTTGCGGGGCCAAAAGTTCGGAGAACATGGTACCCTGGAGGCACTCCGGCTTGCAGCGCAACACCGACGAGCCCTGGGGCGACACGTACACCACCTTCCCAGATAGGAAGGACACCGCCATCGAGAAGGTGTCCTGCAAAAGGAGAGACGCGGCGTGTGAGACGTTTCGTTCCGGATGGTGAGTTCCTCCTGACTAATGCCTTTGCCTTCCTTCTCTTACCGTGTTTTTTAGGGTGTATTCGGAAGTGATGTTGTCCAGCTCCTCGATGGTGAAGGCGGACAAATCCAGGCTGCAACCGTGGCACTCTTCCACGCTCCACTGGTGATAGTACTCCTTGTTAGCTGGAGccattaaagaaaaacaaacaaacaaacatcagcccaatgtttttttgtggccgCGGACGAGCCGGGATCTCACCTCGGACTTGTCTGACGCACTGCAAGGCGTACTTGAGCGCGCTGAGGGTGCCGGAGTGGCCCTTGGACTTGCGCTCGGACGGCAAACGGAACTTCAGCTCCTTGATGGCCTTCATCAACTCCTTCTGAGTCTGCACCCTGGCCGCCGACTGGTTGCTGCTACAGCCGGAGGTGGAGGGCGGGTCGTGTTCCGAGCTGGTGGACAGCAGGCTGTAGGCCAGCGAGCCGCTGGGCGGCGACAGGCTCTGCGAGTTGGTGCTCTTCTGACTGGCCGTGCTTTCCAGCATCATCCCCGAGTCCTTCCCGTTGGACCATCCGTGCGAGCTGCGCGTGGACTGCCGGCCGTGGGAGGAGCTGGTCTCCCTCTCCGTGCCGCcctcgctctccctctcgctgGAGAGTCCGTCCGTGTCGTCGGAGTTGGGAGCCCTCCGACGGCCGCCTCCGGAATCTCCACTGGGGGAGGAGCCCCTGCCGGCATCTTCGGAAACGGATTCGGTGGCCGACTTCATCGGCCCCTTGGAGTCTGATTCCTGGTCGTCGTcttcgccgccgccaccgccgccattgTCGCCCCTGGCCGCCGCTTGAGAGATGTCATAGCTCATACTATGTGAGTGGGATGAGGCGTGTGCCGAGGTACCGATTGGACGCAGCTTGTGCTTAAGTGGGACTGCTACGTGCAGACATGGAAATGGTAATTGACGTTTGATGCATGGTGTTAGCCACTAAGTGGAGAAAGTTCGAGAAAGTGACCAAAGTTGAGCTCAATTTAGCTTCCCGGCGGATGCCGACGCTACTTTTGTCTGCTGTCCTCCTTTGGATGTGCTGGCCTGCGATGGGAAGAGCACCTAAAACGGGAGAAACACAACGAGAGTGAGGACCTGGCTTCTTGAGAAGATGCCTATACTTGTGTATCTCATTATAGAACACGTGGACTTGCATTACTGTCCAAATGAAAGAGAAGATTCCAACGTCATCCGTGGCTTAGTCCCCTTTGGTCCACAGGATAATCAATATGGGATTGTGCCCCTAATAGTTGATGTGGCCCGATAAACAGAGGTGTGCATCCCAAGGTATAAATGTGGACAGGACCTACGCAAGTTAAAATCTCTTGCTATTTATTCTTCCAGTACGGGAGACGCCCCGTAATCCCCTTCAATCCTACAGACGCAACTAAACGAGGACAAAGACAAACTTGACGTCACCACTTGCaactttgcttttattttgggtgGCCAACCAAAGTCgtaaagggtgctggagcatcaAGAGTAGACTATTTAAGACTAGCACATGTGACCTGTCCATGAAGATGGAAAATCATATGTATACCAAGACTTTGTTGAAATCTAGGCCATAAGCcggtgccatttttttccaggtcataTTTTCTCTAATTCTATACCGGCCTGATATACGTATGTGCGTGTCAAAAATAACTCGACCTCCCCTTAGTTTGGAACACACATCCGTGTGATAAGAATGTCCCGTCACTGCCGCCACACGGGGCTTGCGACCGACACAGCGTGTCGCATGACTTGTGACATATTTCACTGACTCCTTCCTTGGCGCTCAGAGATGTCCAATGGGCTGTCTTTTCATTGGCAATGAAAGAGTTAAGAAGCTTGTTTTCACTGTTCACAGCCCAGTGGGCGGAACCACAGATGCGAGGCGACCACAAAGGCACGTGTAGGCGGCCGTGTTTTCCAAAGTGGGCCAGCATTGGCTGGCTTTCTGGGCCAATGGGAAGCTGTGTCAAGCTACTGCTCTCAGCTCCGCCCCCACACCATGCGCACCCATGTGCAGCTTGTCCTATACCGCTGCAGATCCCAGATCAGCGCAACACGCCTGCGTAAAAATCTGCCTATTGTTGTGAAATTGAATCTCCAATTAGTCAACATTCAGTCAAGCAtccacacacaaaagaaaacaatgaaacCGGGGTTGATGACACACTTGTGGAGGAAAAATAGTGCAAGAATGAAAAGTTTTTTCATGGCAAGAAATGTGCCGGAGTGCAAAACCCAAGTCCCCCCTAGATTGTCTTCAATTCCTGGCAAGCGTCATGAAGAAAAAGTCAATGATGTTTAAAGAACGGCATTGTGTATTAGTGTATTATCAATCGGTTATTATTACACTCACGCACGTTCCGTTTTCCGATCTGGAGTCCCGACCCCCTTCCAAGCAATCACCCCGACACAATTTAGTTCATAAAGCAGCATTGATGACTGAAAATATGTCCATTTGACATCAAATCAAGCCTACGTTCCAGACGTAAATCAGTTATTACCCGATCGTTACTCTACTTAGGCGTTAGCGTTCTAAAGGAAGGCAAAAAGTGCCGACCAAATGTAAAGCCACAACGTACCTTTTTCGAAGCTTGCACAAAGATGAAGAAAGCTTATAAAGGTCGAAAAAGGCCAACGTGGATGAAAGATTGACGGAGCCTTGTTGGATTCGTCTTCTCACTTGACATATTTCGCCTGCTGTCATCCATCCCAACCCCCTCACACAGGAGTGGACGCGCAGGGGCACACGTGAGGGGGCGTGGGTGAGCGAGAAAGCCAGCGCTACGATTGGAGGAGGCCAGAGCCCGAGTCACGCCTACCGTGGAGTCCATCCGTCTTCCATTGGACGAGAGGGGCGCGCTCTTCCGCACGCGGCTCTCTAGTCACGTTGCGATGTGAGTGCTCCGGAGTTCGTTTTCCCAACCGCGCGTTAACGTGACAAGGCGGGGTCGTACTTCAACCTTTACCGTAATGTCCCAAATGAACAGGCCTAGCCAATATATAAAACTCCTTTTCTTTCATTCCCGGACCTTTTCTCTTGATAAATTGGATTTCAAACCTAGGTTTTCTTGTCCTGCACGACTTCAAGTGATGAAAAGCGATGTTTTAATGGCATGTTATTGCCCTGTGCTTATTTTAAGCTGCGCATTAAGTAGCGTTTTACGTTATTTCAAGGTGCTGGGCCACAGCTGACGTCATTAGCCCTTCCCTGTTGTTCACAATCACGTGGATGACGGTGTGGTGCCCCCTTGACTGTAAACACATTAAATGTAGGGCGTTTCTAACCAACGGTACCCCGCTACATCCCCCAAATCAGTTGTTTATTGACACAAAAGCCCCTAATTGGAattctatcgccgtcaatggcagccaacgagtCGGTAGCAATATGAGatgttaaaaacaaagcaagtgatgttaaaaacaaaaacaaatccaataTGTTTACAACGTTGCATTGCCCCACGTCAGATGACTGTAGCCGGGTGTCTAGCTCCACCTGATGGTTGCCCCATCCATGTGCGACATAAACATGCCTGTCCCTTTAAGAACAGGGCGTATTCGATGCGCTGGAATAAGGAAGTATACGTTGACGTTgtgctaccaaaaaaaaaaaagtgtctgtgagtgcgtgcgtgcgtgcgtgcgtatgaTCTGAAGGTTGCCCCAAACATCACAGGCAGGCATCCCGGCCAGCTGCCGCCCTTCCATGGATGACCAAGTGGTCATCACGAGTAAGTATCCGATGATTTGTACGTCTTTCTTCGCATGCCCTCCGAGCTTTTTGCTCTCGGCACGTCCAGATGTGTTTGTCCAACTTCCAACGTAGAACTAGAGCGCGGGGCTACCCActaaaagggttttttttttcccattcggACGTCATGTCCTGAAAATGTCCTCGAGCTTTCTTTTCTGTCAGATCAACGCGATCTTTGAACGAAGCCCAAAGAGTGGATCAAAGTGCCTGTAGTCGTTTTGTTTGTTTAGGAATATGATCATTTCTTGGCAGTACATTGGCCTTTTGAAATTTGCAACCATGGTCGGACTGGTTACGCCGCACACCGTCATCACGTACGACgcagaaagagagagtgagattGTCCCTAAAACTAATATTCTGAGTAAAGTTCAATGGGAGTGCGCACAAGGGCGGCCAATCATTCAGTCCGCAATCGGTCAGTCAATGGTTAATGTTTTCTAGTGGTTCATGCTTAGGAATAAACCCTCACCTCTGAAACTTTCACTGCCAATTGGAAGTCtggacatctaaaaaaaaatgtgtacctCTGGCTCGACGTGGTTTGTGATCCAGTTTGAGCCCCAAAGCCGTGATGCTGACCCGTACTAGCGCCCCCGTCCCACGCCGTTTTTCCCCTCCGTCCTCTAGCGAGTCAGACAACTCTAAGCGGGAAGGATGACGGCGCCGAGGTGGAGAGCAACCCGGAGTACATGGCCTTTGTGCTGGTGCCCGTCTTCTTcctcctggggctgctgggggTGGTCATCTGCCACGTGCTCAAGCGCAAGGGCTACCGCTGCACCACCGCCGAAGACGACCCGACGCCCGAGGCCCAAGAGGAAGGCAAGGATCTGGAAATGGGCGCAGGTGAGTctccaaagtcttattgacgTGGTTTtgataggaaaaaaacaaaatttttcaaatgtactattaacggatgcacttttttatatgtatcctatcttcaaaatgttaaagtcaatgtggctatAGTTAATAGCGTATTGTCGGCGCCTCCTACGCGCCGCGTAGATTCCTTCGACTTCCCAGGGCTGTCAAAGTGACAGCTGCAGCCCGTCGTGTACTGCCGTCGCCACGGCGACCAGGTCAAGAGGTCCCCTCCCGATTTCAAAGCCAGCTCGTCGACCGCCATCGACGGGCTTGGCGCCAAAGTGGTGTCCGACGACCGGCCTGGCGCTTGGCGAGTCGGCGTGAGGCACCGGACCCTACATTCCTTGTGGAGGCGCACAAGAGCGCCTGTGTTAGCTTTCCAAAATGTCCTCCATGTCAACTGTGTCCAAAAATGAGCTCCTATAATTGAATGGTGTTGAcacactgttgtttttttcttcttcttctctgtgGCAGACTTAAACGACACTGTGAGCGACAACAATGACACCGTGGGTCAGATTGTCCATTACATCATGAAAAATGAAGGTcagcaaacacacatacacacactggtGGGGCTGGATAGCCAGCGCTCCAAAgacgctagctagctagctagctagcgagcATGCCGTGCTGCTGTGGCGTGCCTTGATAAGAGCATGTGGGGGGCCGATAAGCACCGAGTTGGGCGAGTCAGACGTCCCAGGGTTGGGGATGATGACTTCCATTAAATAAGTAGCAAACATAACATTGCACACTGTCATCCAAATGGCTATTATTCTTTACATTGCCCAAAAAGGGGCCTCATTTCTGTAATTTGGTGATGTGTCTCTctcttttccattttattttgtagcCAACTCCGATGCCCTAAAAGCCATGGTCCATGATAACAGCATCGATTCCGATGGGTAAGTCTCATTTAGCTACGAGTGATTGTGTTTTTGAACGATAACCGTCTCTCGCGCAGAGCGCCCTCCCCACCGCTCACGCCCACGTCCCCGGGGGCTCCGCCCACGGCCCCCAAGCACACCTGCAACCACCTGCACACCATCGGCGGGGCGGCCGGCCACAAAAACATGTGCACGCGCTGCAACCAGAAGAAGTGGCCCCTGATGAGCAAGCCGGCGCCTCGCAGGGCGGAGGTCACCGTCCTGTCCGTGGGCAGGTGGGCGCCCGCCATATTCCGATCTTCCGTGGTCGTCATTTGGCGTGGATATTAAAATGAGCGCTGACTTTTTCAGGTTCCGAGTGACCAAATGTGACAAACCCACCAAAGAAAGACGGACCCTTCTGTCAGGGGATCCTAATCGGAACGTCGCATCCGAGGACGCCGTGTCCAATTCCCGGACGATATCCGAGTCCCAGGAGGTGAGTTTGgcttgacttgaattgacttgcaATACatatcttttatttgtttatgtttttatccAGGAGGACAAAGACAACTGAAAGAAACAGAGGTGAGTAACTTAACGTATGGcatcttctccattttccttcgACTGACCTtttatcctcctcctcctcctcctctcggcagctattccaaagacatttttAAGCCTCCCGACAAAATGGCGGACGCCTACGAGCGATTCCGTGAGAGGTGGGACCAGCGACGCAAGCGTTTCTTTCTCCTAGCTATCATTTGGTTTGCGAGAAGCGCCCACAAGTCACTAAGCGCCACCACGTCAGCACCCGCATTTCCCTTTCACTCACTTGTGTATTAGTCTTGCACCCCCCGGTGGTATGTATACAAAAGACGCACGGACGACTCTCCGATACTGTCATTTTCGGACCCTatcggatttaaaaaaaaaggacatttgttTCTTTAAATGACATGTCACAGTATGCCGCACATGCCTTTTATTTGAAGTGTTACATTAGGTCAAGTTTATTCAACGGATAGCATttcattggtgttttttttcacggtCTACGGGTTGCTGGTCCATTTGGTCTTTTTTATGTTGGTTTTGCTTTCATATTCCATTGAGTGAGAGTGCCTTGACATCCATCATCTCTCCTTTTTATGGGGGTtgctctccattttttttagatttgtttaTCACCTCGCTATTTGGATGTTTTGTTATGCATTTGTgctgtgttttttaattatttaaagacAGAGAATAAAGAGGtatgtatactacatatattTAGTTGCAGCTCTTTCATTGAAACGCTCCTCGGTTGTTGCAATACCAAAAGTGTCCACAAGACGGCGGTTTCCCCATGCAAATGCCATTAGGGAGACTGCCCCGTGGCGGACAACATTGGTAATGGAAAAACCTTTTCTCTTAAAGACATAGAAACATTTCAAAGAAATTGGTACAAATGAGTCCTTTATGTTTGGGATGTTTGTGTATCTAATTCAAACAAAGTAAAAAGACGCTATTCAGTTGTGGCAATACCAAGCAAATCCGATAGATGGCAGTCTCTCTATGGAAATGTGATTTTGGTCTCTTAAGGGCGCTtgacaaatcattttttcataGTTTCCAATCAATATCCATCCATTCTAGCAGTACACCTTCCCATGATATATCACAGTTGAACTGTTTTTTAACAGAAAGTCTTGTTTTGTTCTCTCCAAATGAAGagcggctgccattgacgagcTTAGACGTGCAACCCAGAGTGGTGGCTCCTAAAGTGCCTTCCTTCTTCTTTCCGGGGAGGAGACCAAAAGTCCACATCGTAGTCTTGcctctttcttctttttgtctctGTAGCTCGAGAAGGAAAAGACACACGCGCACGCGCGACTCACTGGGGACGCGTGGaaggaaaagagagagagagagcgagagagcgagagagagagggacagacagggggagagaaaaaaaacggctAGAGGGACGTGCTTTCTCTTTGTACTGGATAAAGaggactgagtgagtgagtggtctGCCTGCCTGCCCGTCTTCTTGCCAGCCTTCCTTTTTATGTAAGTATCTTTTGCATGTTGTAAATAGGCC
It contains:
- the per1b gene encoding period circadian protein homolog 1b isoform X3, translating into MSYDISQAAARGDNGGGGGGEDDDQESDSKGPMKSATESVSEDAGRGSSPSGDSGGGRRRAPNSDDTDGLSSERESEGGTERETSSSHGRQSTRSSHGWSNGKDSGMMLESTASQKSTNSQSLSPPSGSLAYSLLSTSSEHDPPSTSGCSSNQSAARVQTQKELMKAIKELKFRLPSERKSKGHSGTLSALKYALQCVRQVRANKEYYHQWSVEECHGCSLDLSAFTIEELDNITSEYTLKNTDTFSMAVSFLSGKVVYVSPQGSSVLRCKPECLQGTMFSELLAPQDVSTFYGGTAPCRLPLWASCIGSASPALDCTQEKSMFCRISGKRTQGGEPRYYPFRLTPYQLTVRDSDTAEPQPCCLLIAERVHSGYEAPRIPPDKRIFTTSHTPSCLFQEVDERAVPLLGYLPQDLVGTPILLYIHPEDRPTLVAIHEKIFQFAGQPFEYAPLRMCARSGEYLTIDTSWSSFVNPWSRKVAFVVGRHKVRTSPLNEDVFTARSGEGLATTPDVVQLSEQIHRLLGQPVHGGGGSQGYSSLGSSGSRGSHRSHPQRPSASATSSSESNGPAAEEVVVAVAMHKPMTFQQICKDVHMVKTNGQQVFIESRNRPPLRKNAGTVVAKGPRAVNQDPARGLVCDARKAPKDLLPTPLVPKEAPLGYSYQQINCLDSIIRYLESCNVPNTIKRKCGSSSGTSASEEDKLQGSRNAKRELALDARGRRFGRALTLALTGAAVTLVGEAHPLPPLTLAAKAESVASVTSQCSFSSTIVHVGDKKPPESDIVMEEAPPTPTLSPPNSMPLASCSGPAANSALPLAPPPPPPPQASQTPQPTAPERDGRRGVGGVGGVGGAGRLGLTKEVLSAHTQQEEQAFLDRFKDLSKLRVFDQTASSTVRCHTPTANQRGVRCSGDYPSAGGGSGHRRGGKRLRHQEPADHHATFGLAGMPRDPESRSSAAPPMVVAAAAAAAVPGASTNSSSWPSVCSQPSIPSAPFAPGMLPMYPVYPPLSQPLAVQDPSRFAAGQMVPPMMALVLPNYMFPPMGAPVPQPAPAPLQFFGPNFNYPSAVPAPVPVPLPLPVPVPMPVCNMPVPVPMPVCNMPTVPGTGAASRSSTPQSYTQTHPDREGADSPLFQSRCSSPLNLLQLEEPPSGRLEGAAGTLASSQRATPPAPGGNGGVQSSTGQRNSADDAKDNENGEANESNNDAMSTSSDILDLLLQEDSRSGTGSAASGSGSSGTRSSGSGSGSGSNGCCSSGTSGTSSSQGSHTSKYFGSIDSLENEHARKQTAGGGGGDDGGEGQFIKCVLQDPIWLLMANTDDKVMMTYQLPIRDVETVLRQDRDTLRAMQKHQPRFNEEQKRELSQVHPWVRTGRLPRAVNVSGCAGCKSPSLLPTGAPFDVELHEMELCPVLKMQEATNAQTTTTNGHLQEEEEDDDEGPRDQEKTQAAAEDGARPT